In Sulfolobales archaeon, a single window of DNA contains:
- a CDS encoding TIM barrel protein: protein MRRFTRLLFGTAGIPLSTSKKTSQAGIVRVRELGLDAMELEFVRGVKMSMETALEVKKIAEENNVVLTVHAPYYINLNSSDSSKVRESAERIIQSARVGFAAGAFSVVFHAGYYGGDTPGKAYQRIKNTVKEISRAVRDEGIEIWLRPETMGGLAEFGDLEEIISLSEEIEGIQPAIDFAHLHARSIGRYNTYEEISSVLELIERRLGREALERMHIHMSGIEYGRRGEIKHLNLEESDLNYRDILKALKDFKVYGVVISESPNIEDDAILMKKTYENL from the coding sequence ATGAGACGTTTCACAAGACTTCTCTTCGGAACAGCTGGGATCCCCCTCTCCACATCTAAGAAAACTTCTCAAGCTGGTATCGTCAGAGTGAGAGAGCTGGGGCTCGATGCTATGGAGCTAGAGTTTGTTAGAGGTGTTAAGATGAGTATGGAGACAGCTCTTGAGGTTAAGAAGATTGCTGAGGAGAACAATGTAGTTCTAACAGTTCACGCACCTTACTATATTAATCTTAATAGCAGTGATAGCTCCAAGGTTAGAGAGAGTGCTGAGAGGATCATACAATCCGCTAGAGTAGGCTTCGCCGCTGGAGCTTTCTCCGTGGTATTTCACGCAGGATACTATGGGGGAGACACTCCTGGCAAGGCTTATCAAAGAATCAAGAATACTGTTAAAGAGATCTCGAGAGCTGTTAGAGATGAGGGGATCGAGATATGGCTCAGACCAGAGACTATGGGAGGACTTGCCGAATTTGGAGATCTTGAGGAGATCATATCTTTATCAGAAGAGATAGAAGGTATTCAGCCTGCAATAGATTTCGCTCATCTACATGCTAGAAGTATCGGTAGGTATAATACTTACGAGGAGATTTCATCGGTTCTCGAGCTCATTGAAAGAAGATTAGGTAGAGAAGCTTTAGAGAGGATGCATATTCATATGTCAGGAATCGAGTATGGTAGGCGTGGGGAGATTAAACATCTTAATTTAGAAGAATCTGATCTAAATTACAGAGATATTCTCAAGGCTCTTAAAGATTTCAAGGTTTATGGAGTAGTTATATCAGAATCACCTAATATAGAGGATGATGCTATTCTAATGAAGAAAACCTATGAGAATCTCTGA
- a CDS encoding twin-arginine translocase subunit TatC has translation MSEEVEEKRAPLMEHFQELGVRIKRIIVFYVIVSAILFTPLNIFTIHSDFNLGSNVSFDDFLRFLVNTINTFSGVGYDSLTTRFIKFSREYLLPPEAILIAGGSTTPLFVIIRVAMILALLISAPYIAYEILAFIWPALYKHEKKVFKKYAILTALYLAGGVLAGYFIVAKVVIRVGLIWAESVGAQFYITLSSFIDEIFNSILGSLIIFLIPLAMIIAVELGFITPGQGFMRDRKILYVIIWIVLVFFLPDVTAIVLFLLFILVYEPSYIYMKHIARRRSRSSI, from the coding sequence ATGAGTGAAGAAGTAGAAGAAAAGAGAGCTCCTCTAATGGAGCACTTCCAAGAACTTGGTGTGAGGATTAAAAGGATAATAGTATTCTATGTGATTGTTTCGGCGATCCTCTTCACACCTTTAAATATATTCACTATCCACTCAGATTTTAATCTGGGTTCTAATGTTTCCTTCGATGATTTTCTGAGATTTCTAGTTAACACTATTAATACCTTCAGCGGTGTAGGTTACGATTCTCTTACAACTAGATTCATTAAATTCAGCAGAGAATATCTTCTCCCTCCAGAAGCTATACTTATCGCAGGAGGTTCTACAACACCTCTCTTCGTTATAATAAGAGTAGCTATGATACTAGCTCTTCTAATATCAGCACCCTATATAGCATATGAGATTCTAGCTTTCATATGGCCTGCACTATATAAGCATGAGAAGAAGGTTTTCAAGAAATATGCGATCCTCACAGCATTATACCTAGCGGGAGGAGTTCTAGCTGGATACTTTATAGTGGCTAAGGTGGTAATCCGTGTAGGACTTATATGGGCTGAATCTGTTGGAGCTCAGTTTTACATAACTCTATCGAGTTTCATTGATGAGATCTTCAACTCAATACTAGGATCTCTGATAATATTTCTCATACCTCTTGCAATGATAATAGCTGTAGAACTAGGATTCATAACCCCCGGACAAGGTTTCATGAGAGATAGGAAGATACTTTACGTTATAATATGGATAGTTCTTGTATTTTTCCTACCAGATGTGACAGCTATAGTGCTTTTTCTATTATTCATACTCGTGTACGAGCCTTCATATATCTATATGAAACATATTGCCAGGAGAAGATCTAGGTCTTCAATCTAG
- a CDS encoding sugar phosphate nucleotidyltransferase, with the protein MELLILAGGRGERLRPVTDTRPKPLIPILGRPLLQLTLDSFLSRVSRFLVVAEYRYEDVKRFIESYASEKGVEIEVIRQGKELGTGHAVQVALPHIRSEEVIVLYGDLFIEKSLVDRILSAPAESLVGVSVPNPWEYGVLLLDGDRVVRIIEKPHPREAPSNMINAGIYKFRSKTLELVNKLEFSERGEIELTDLIEIARRSDVEIKLIRSSQDEWSEIGRPWDILEIHKKLLSRMNERTIKGRVDPRAVIEGPVYIGEGVVVKGSTYIEGPVYIDDEAVIGPNSYIRPYTYVGRRARVGFSTEVKESVIFEGAKLPHLNYVGDSVICENTNLGAGTLIANLRFDEQPVKVSLKGSRVSSGRVKLGAFVGGYVKTGINVSILPGVKVGAYSIIYPGVVVGRDVEYGSVIRSDLI; encoded by the coding sequence ATGGAGTTGTTAATCCTTGCAGGAGGTAGAGGAGAGAGGCTTAGGCCTGTGACTGATACAAGACCGAAGCCTTTGATCCCTATTCTCGGAAGACCTCTCCTTCAGCTAACTCTAGACAGTTTTCTTAGCAGGGTATCTAGATTTCTTGTTGTAGCCGAGTATAGGTATGAAGATGTGAAGAGATTTATCGAATCCTATGCTAGTGAGAAGGGTGTTGAGATCGAGGTTATAAGACAGGGGAAGGAGCTGGGAACAGGTCATGCGGTTCAGGTAGCTCTCCCTCATATAAGATCTGAAGAGGTTATAGTTTTATACGGGGATCTTTTTATCGAGAAAAGCCTTGTAGATAGGATACTTTCAGCACCTGCGGAAAGTCTTGTAGGAGTCTCAGTACCTAATCCCTGGGAGTATGGTGTTCTACTTCTTGATGGAGACAGGGTTGTCAGAATCATTGAAAAACCTCATCCGCGTGAAGCTCCTTCGAATATGATTAACGCTGGGATCTACAAGTTCAGATCTAAGACTCTAGAACTTGTTAATAAGCTGGAGTTCTCTGAAAGAGGTGAGATAGAGCTTACAGATCTTATAGAGATTGCTAGGAGGAGTGATGTTGAGATTAAGCTGATAAGATCTTCTCAAGATGAGTGGAGTGAGATAGGAAGACCTTGGGATATTCTAGAGATCCATAAAAAACTTCTCTCGAGAATGAATGAGAGAACTATCAAGGGGAGGGTAGATCCTAGAGCTGTTATCGAAGGACCTGTCTATATTGGTGAGGGAGTGGTTGTAAAAGGTTCAACATATATCGAAGGACCTGTCTATATAGATGATGAAGCTGTTATAGGTCCTAACTCCTATATAAGACCCTACACCTATGTAGGTAGAAGAGCTCGTGTAGGCTTCTCTACAGAGGTTAAGGAAAGCGTTATTTTTGAAGGAGCTAAATTACCTCATCTTAACTACGTAGGTGATTCTGTAATCTGTGAGAACACGAATCTAGGAGCAGGAACTCTTATCGCTAATCTGAGATTCGACGAGCAACCTGTTAAAGTCTCCTTGAAGGGTTCTAGAGTTAGTAGTGGTAGGGTTAAACTAGGAGCATTTGTTGGAGGATATGTGAAGACAGGTATAAATGTATCGATACTACCCGGAGTTAAGGTGGGGGCGTACTCTATAATATATCCTGGGGTTGTTGTCGGTAGAGATGTTGAATACGGAAGTGTGATAAGATCTGATCTGATATGA
- a CDS encoding acetoin utilization protein AcuC — MPCKTAFLVSEDFLKYDFGPWHPFKPYRWKLALEILERKKVFEKGFADIVTARRASIEELLMVHDRSYIEFVAKATERGEGFLDYGDTPARKGVFEGALARVGASVQGVDLVLSGFYNHAFNPCGGLHHARTSAAAGFCVFNDLAVAVRHAQRRYGLKRIAVIDVDGHHGDGTQDIFYKESSVLKISLHRYGIYPGSGWYTEIGYGEGEGYTINIPLPENTDDSSYLYAFREIVVPVVLEYKPELIILQYGADSHYEDPLVGLGLTTYGYEEIMRIIHRISHETSGGRILVTGGGGYVPENVARIWSIGFIRLADLDLDISDLHDRIERSIDREPSYYVRDLVERIKNLLRRYYRSL, encoded by the coding sequence ATGCCATGCAAAACAGCATTTCTAGTTTCAGAAGATTTTCTCAAATACGATTTCGGACCATGGCATCCCTTCAAACCCTACAGATGGAAGCTCGCGCTGGAAATACTCGAGAGAAAGAAAGTATTCGAGAAAGGCTTCGCAGATATTGTGACCGCTAGGAGAGCTAGCATAGAAGAGCTACTCATGGTTCATGATAGAAGCTATATAGAGTTCGTGGCGAAAGCTACGGAAAGAGGTGAGGGATTCCTAGATTATGGAGATACACCGGCTAGGAAGGGAGTCTTCGAAGGAGCTCTAGCCAGGGTTGGAGCATCTGTACAAGGAGTGGATCTAGTACTCTCAGGATTTTATAATCATGCGTTCAACCCCTGCGGAGGACTTCATCATGCGAGAACTTCTGCGGCAGCAGGATTCTGTGTGTTCAATGATCTGGCAGTAGCCGTTAGACATGCTCAGAGAAGATATGGTCTCAAAAGAATTGCTGTGATAGATGTTGACGGGCATCATGGTGATGGTACACAGGATATATTCTATAAAGAATCTAGTGTTCTTAAGATCTCTCTTCATAGGTACGGTATATATCCTGGAAGTGGTTGGTATACTGAGATAGGCTATGGAGAAGGTGAGGGTTACACGATCAATATTCCGCTACCAGAGAATACTGATGACTCCTCATATCTATATGCTTTCAGAGAAATAGTGGTTCCGGTAGTTCTAGAATACAAGCCTGAGTTGATAATCCTTCAGTATGGTGCAGACTCACATTATGAAGATCCTCTAGTAGGTCTAGGGCTTACCACCTACGGTTATGAAGAGATCATGAGAATAATTCATAGGATCTCTCATGAAACCAGTGGAGGAAGGATCCTCGTCACAGGTGGTGGTGGTTATGTGCCTGAGAATGTTGCTAGGATATGGAGTATAGGTTTTATAAGACTTGCAGATCTAGATCTAGATATCTCAGATCTTCATGACAGGATAGAGAGGAGTATCGATAGAGAGCCCAGTTATTACGTTAGAGATCTTGTGGAGAGGATCAAGAATCTACTGAGAAGATACTATAGATCCCTATAG